The DNA sequence CTGCATATATTCTTCGGTGCTGCTATTACAGGACGATCAGAGCCGTACTCGTTCAATCTGACGGCGAAAAATAAGGCCCAGTTGGTAGAAAAAGTTCGGCCACTTTCTGGGGAATAATTTCCCTTTCTACAATCGAGCGTAGCTTTTTCTGCTCCAGAAATATAAAGGGAAAAAAGGATTTGAAATCACCTTTAATTTTGGTGATGGTCTTCCGGATTCGTCGGATGCAACCCTCGCAGTGCAAACGAATCTTCAGCACCACCGTCGTCACCGCAAGCTTAGGTTTTcgtgaaagaagagaagaaatgagGGATTGATGGAATCAAGAAGAAGGACGATGATACAATGCAGGAAGAGACGTGATGCCTTGTCCTGGGGTTTCTTGTCGTCGGGTTTCTTGACCGCGGCGGGCTTcttggcggaggaggaggagggatcgTTGGCGTCGGCGCCTTTTTTGGGAAAGTTGGCGGGGGAGACGAGGTCCACCTTCTTGTGGGTCTTGGCCTCCACCCGATCGCGGAGCTTCCACGGGTCCAGCTTTCCCATCACCGTCAGCTTCCCGCTCCCGGCGTCTGCTTTCACCCCTTCCACGCCTGCGGAATCAAAGCAATCGGATGGCACTTCGCGACGGATTCATCGGCCGCAATCGATGGGAGCTGGAGATTCGCACGCACCTTGAACGCCCTTGACGGATTTGATGACCTTTTTGGCACAGCCCTCGCAATGCATGTCCACCTTCAACACGACCGTAATGCTACCGCCGGCGTCTTTCTCCTCATTGCCGCCTTCTCCTCCTCGTCCTGCTCCTCCTGCTGGGTTGCCGGCCGCCGCCTCCCCGTTCTCACCTCCCTTATTCTTCTTCTGCGGTCAAGTTGAATGGCCACTGGATTAAGAAACGAAGAAACACTGACGATTAATGTAAGGGACGAATTAAAGCAGATGGAAACCCTGCCTTGGCCATGGCTGCCGCTCGCCCTCCTGCTTGGACAGTGGATGGATGGGAAATGGAAGACGAAGGTATCATATAACAGGGGCAGCTGCACGTCGAGTATTCGGGTCACAAAAAATTTGCGATACCCGACCTACTTGTACCCCATAACTCACCCATGTAATCAGTGAGGTCTTCTCAAAGGGACCCATGCGGGGCCCAACTGCCCTCTTAAGTAAACCGCGACGGCTAGATCATGTGGGGAAAACGAGAGTTTCCTGCGGGGGTCCTCTCATTACGTGATGGGTGTCGATGGATGGTCGTCATTCATGGGCATGGCGGGGCGAGATCCATGATGCGTTCGTTGGGCGTGGGAGAGCCGTCGGATGTGGACCGGCGCTTTCGTCGCGGAAAGAGGCCCGTTGCGTCTCCACGACACGTGGCGGCATCACGGTGGTGGATCATCGTCCCCCGACGAGTGCGTTCGGATGCATCTTAGGAAATTTGCACGCATTTCATCTTGGAATTGCAATCGAAGTTGCTGGGAAACCGCTGAAAGCGAGACGTCAAGAACTTATTTGACGCACAGCGAAGTCGTGCTTACAAGACGGATCAGTCTCATCAGCGATAATTTTAGACATACGAACAAGTGGAGGAAGAATTTTATGCATTCATGATATAGTCATATGGAGTGGGTCTAAATCTCGAGTAGAGTTCATGAAATCCGCTTAGTGATTAGTCTTCTGGTGGTGCAGTGCTTGCCGCGCCGATCAGGTGATTGCACGAATTTCAACAAAGCCTTGTGTTGGATACCCCCATCCTGCGTGTACTCATCGTATCGTGCAACACTGGACTACGGACTCGTGGAAAATATAGGatgacacatcacatggtcccacAAACCGGTGCCTAGTTGTCGACCTCGAACCCTTGGTCTCGGAAAGCGAGCGGCCCCGGTTGATGCCGTAGTGGATCGGCGGCCGCGACGGTGTCGTGTGGGGAGACGAAGAGGACCAAGGGGATGCCGTAGTGGCTCGGTCCTTGAGGACTGTAACAACCATCGATTTTGAGGGCGCGCGCGAACCCGTCGGAGCCGCCCCTCAAGGAGGTGATGGCCGTGTAGGGAGCGGAGGTGGCAGCGGCAGAGGAAATCGTTGTCGTCGCTGCCTTTTCTACGCCCTGTCATCTAACGGACCGAAGGGGCAATCGGGGTAACGGGAAACGGGACGTGAGATGGGTTTCATATTGGACGTCGATTTGACCTGTCTATGGGCCGGGCTATACGGCCCAATTAGAAAAGGGACTCCGACGCAGAAAGTAGCAGAGGCGCGGTTTCTGTCGATTTTGAAAAGGACGGTCGGAGTTGCATCTCGGTCTTTCTCATCTCCTCCTCCGGTTCTCCCCATCGAGGAATTCAGCATAGATCTCTTCCACCTTTTCTGCATCCCCGTTCGGATTGAACCCCTCCTCTGAGGAAGAGAAAggcaggaggaggaggtggtggaggcttTTCTTGATTTGTTTGTTCTTCGATCTTCCATGGATGGTGGCGTCCGTGCTCGCTCGCTAATCAACGCCGACTCGGGAGCCACTGGTACATTTTGGTTCATTTCTCATCTATGCTAACATCATAAAGTTTCGATctttttctatggattttgagccttAGGTTCCTCCTGattttagggttagggttctcAATTTTTTTGGATGATCGTGACAATAGGTCGATTTAATTGTAGGAGCGAATCATGGACGGGAGAATACCCAGAAGAGATCTTTAATGGGGAGCTCAGTGAGGAGGAATGGGTTGTCGGATATCACCAACACCGTGAGTTCCGCAGGGATTGGAATCAGCCGCACGTCCTGCTCTGATGACGATAAGGAAAACGCAAACGTGATGCCTTCTCCGAGACCCAAGGACTGCATTTCTCAGTTGATGAAGGTGCACGACTTTTGCCTTTTCAGACTTAATCTACTATTAATTcttttcttggatttttttttgttgtgctcaaaagtatgttttttttttgttttacttcAGGAAAATACCTCTTTGTTGAAGCTTCTCGCTGAGAGGAAGTCAGTAAATTTCCCTAAATATGAATTAGTTTGATTCCTTACTTGTGTATGAAACTCGTGGTCCAAAGAATGATTGAAATGTTTCTTGTTGGCAGTGAGATCATTCGGTTGAGCAGCATTGAGTTGCAGAAACTTGAGCTCCAATTACAGAAAACCAACCAACAAAATTGGCAGCTAGCTAGAGCTAACTCTCAGATGCTAGCGGTCTATAACTTGTCCAAATACTTTCTCGTTTAAGATTTTTCGATGTTTTCAGCgttatcatttttatgtttctttgTTTGCAGGAGCTTAATTTAGGGAAAGATAGAGTGAGTCTTTTAGATCACCTGCTTTTGTTTCTTTTGCACTTTTAGTGTTCCGTTTCTATGGTAGAATTCTTGTAAACTGCAGCTCATAATGAACAAGTTTATAATTTTCTCTGAGATTTAGAATATCTTAACTTGTTATGTCTTGCTATGTAGCTAAAAGCATTACAACATGAGCTTGGTTGTACCAGAGCAGCCCTTAAATTGAAGACCTCAGAACTGGAGGTACTTCACTCACCATTTGAATATACCTTGGCCAATATTTTATCTGATCTACTACACTGAggtctttttcttttaattttaggagaaagaaaagttgaataaagaaattTGTCAGAAGGTTGGCTCTAAGGTGCATTCTAAATCAAAATTTGTTTTTGATGATCCAATTGTTGCTCATAATTGTTGTCTCAAATTTCCACACAAGGAGGGAGGAACCAACCACGGTGAGGTTGCAGCAGGTGCATTTACGACAACGGATAAGAAAACCTCCAACCTTAATAGGAAGTGCAAGTCAAAAGCACAGTGTAATTTCCTTGATACTAGTTGTTATTAGATAAAATGTGATCATGTATGATCTTTCTGTTCAGTCCTCTTCTTTCATTTCTTCACTTAACATTTATGTTTTCCCTTACGCTAGGCTCTGCCACTCTGACCCATCAAGTACCATCAGAAGAAAAGGTCGACGGAAGAAGGTAATAAATTCTTTTGGATGCTTTTTTTCTTGCTCTTGTAGGGTAGAACTGCATCCTCACTGCTTCAATTAAATTAGGCTATCCCTAAGAAGGAGATCGATCAATTTGACACCTGAATCATATCAACCCGTGGAGAGCTTGCGTACAATAGAGGATGTCAAAGTTCCAGTTCAGTCAATCGGTGAGTCATCAGATGAGAACATTTCTATTCAACTGGATTCTGCAAATGGTTCTATGATTCAAGTGAAGAACGAGGAAGAGGATTTGAGTGGCTCACCGAAGTTAGTAAATGAGGAACTCCAGAGAAGATCTTCATTTGGAAGGCCACTGCGAAAGGCCGCTGAGAAGGTCAGTTCCTACAAGGAAATGTCCCTTAAATCGAAAATGCGAAGGATGGGGTAAGAGCCTTCGTTCTACTTGGATTCCAACACTTCAGGTAGTGCCAACTGTGTGCTGGACACCCCAATCCTTCTACAATcttatcatgtttttttttccgCACACTTATAGTCCCTGTAAGCCAGTACCTTGCGTTGTTAGCTTAACGGCATTTTCACTTTCCGTATTGGTTGAAGCTAAAGAACATCTGAGCCACGATGATGTTGGAAATTTGGAATTACTTATAGAAGAAAACAATTTCAAGGGAGGTTCCATATTTGTATGCTCTGCAGCTTTGGTAAATTTGACAGGGTTATATACTTGAATTGCTGTAATATCTCTGTTGATTAGTCAAAATCAGTAGCTTCAAGCATATATAATTGACTGTGTAGTGTGTACTATCACTTCCATGTTTTGTTGTCAGCATATCACATATGTCATGGTTATAATCCCTCCTTTGCAAGCGTTCTCCTCTTTCTACTCTGTGTTTGATAATTGCTTGCATCGAAGATTACACTCGAAATTTTCTTTGAGCAGTAAGCTGAACACCACAATCTTTATTTGGTAATTACTTTATCATTTTACTGCCCAATGTACAAGTATAATTTTACATAACCATGGTAGCTTCATGCTCATACTAGTCGATACTGCCTCAGCATATTTAGACATACATGGAGCAGCGATGCGTCATTTATTCCTCCATGGCGGCCTCTAAAGCTTCCAATATGTCAGTACGAGTGACAATTCCTGTGAATACGATGAAGGCAATTTGTCAGCTAAACAATATCATTCCAAGAGCCAAGGTATGAGCTGGGTGtttccaactctctctctctcacctatGACTTGCCCTGCCTCGTTCACTATTGGTATCCTATGAATCTTCTTCTTGAGCATCAAAGCTGCAGCATCTGCATGgttacacacatcacatgagacGTGGATGATTAGAAGCTGGAACCACGCGAGGACCGCGTGAAAGGAGTACCTGTGACTGTTTTCTCAGGTGACAGCGTGATCGCCGGCGACGACATCACCTCGCCCACCTTTGTTTTTGCCTGCTTGATCAGAGCAGAGCATCACTCATCAGTCAGTAATCGGAGGTTATAAACCATCAACGAAGAGAAGAAAGGGGTTGGAACCAACCCCCAGAGAGGCTTCAGCCCTGTCGTGCCTGGAAATGACCCCAGTGCATCTGAGCTCGCCGTCGACCACCGGCAGCGCAGACACAAATTCGAAGTGATGATCGATCTCCTCCAGCGTCTGACCTGCCATGGCGGTCACGATCGTCGTCGACATGACCTCCCCAAGAAGCGAAGAAGGCCCGACCTGCCATCCAGACAAACACTTGAATCCTGGTGCAAGGAACAGAGGATGAAGCGAGGAAGAATACCTTGTGAACGGTGACTTGTGATTGAAGATAGGCACGAAGGTCGTCGTAGCTCAACAAGGAGAAGTTCTCGGTCCATTCGCCGGAGATGATCCCTTCCGGGTACTCATCCAGCCGCGGCCGGAGGTCCTCCCTGGTGGAGAAGACCGAGGGCCTCATCTTGGAGCCTCTTGTACTGTTTCTGTGGTTCCAGTTCATGGAGCCGCTGGTGCCGGAGAAGGGAGTCTTGGCACCAACCGAGGGGAGTTGCAGAGGAATGGTTCTGCACGCCATTGCAAATTTTAGATCGAGATGCTAGCCATGAGCGACCATAAATAACAGCAACGAGTCGGGACATGAAAGGCCACACGGAGAGGTACAGGTGTATTAGAAGACAAGGCACTGGAGCCTACAGTTCACGATAATATCCTCCACAAGCAGCATGGACTCCAAACGAAGGGTCACAGGGATAGGTACAGGTGTGTTAGAAGACACAGTAATGGAGCATCAGTCCTCGATAATATCCTCCTCCACAAGCTGCATGGACTCTGATCTCGACTCCCGTCAGCCATGGATTGGTCTGCGACCTGTCAAGAGGATAAGGATGATGGAGTCGAAAACTGTGTGCAGAGTAAAACGGCGATTCATCCTCTCGAGCGACTCCGGCTTCGGTCTTTGTCCACAAGTAGCAGCAGTTGAGCTTTCTCGGTCCCGACCATATGtgctggggggggggggggatgatgcCGCCTGCGTGATGTGCTTCCTTCCTTGGCTTCATCTTCTGTCACCAAGCATTCTCGTGACATGCTATCTATCAATCCCTATTTTGCAACCATAATTTTGAGAAAAATAGATCAAAATTACAATACCAGAGATAGAGATTAATGATTTTGAAGAGATAAGTATCAATtaaataaaagcaaaaaaaaaaccaCATATATTATCCTCTTGTAATTAGTtagatttaatattttaatttttatatttttaacaattatattaggatctttaaatatttaattttgtttttgtttatgtcgtcaatttttttttacaaaaatatcATCAGACTTTGTctcattttaatttatttttttaaaataaaatcgataatataAGAAAAAACGAAATCAAATAGTTTAAGAAAGTATGATTGGATGTAAAGATAGTTAATTATTAGGGTAACACGGAAT is a window from the Musa acuminata AAA Group cultivar baxijiao chromosome BXJ2-1, Cavendish_Baxijiao_AAA, whole genome shotgun sequence genome containing:
- the LOC103997797 gene encoding heavy metal-associated isoprenylated plant protein 3-like, with amino-acid sequence MGRTGGGDEKDRDATPTVLFKIDRNRASATFCVGVPFLIGPYSPAHRQGVEKAATTTISSAAATSAPYTAITSLRGGSDGFARALKIDGCYSPQGPSHYGIPLVLFVSPHDTVAAADPLRHQPGPLAFRDQGFEKKNKGGENGEAAAGNPAGGAGRGGEGGNEEKDAGGSITVVLKVDMHCEGCAKKVIKSVKGVQGVEGVKADAGSGKLTVMGKLDPWKLRDRVEAKTHKKVDLVSPANFPKKGADANDPSSSSAKKPAAVKKPDDKKPQDKLAVTTVVLKIRLHCEGCIRRIRKTITKIKGVDSVVFDTQKDLVTVKGTMDAKPLPEVLKAKLRRDVEVVQPKKDGGEKKDKGGGGEKKEKGGGGGGGGGGGGQKETNAKAATVPEPPNEMDYYAGYGYRIELVHAPQLFSDENPNSCSVM
- the LOC135598927 gene encoding shugoshin-1-like isoform X5 encodes the protein MDGGVRARSLINADSGATGANHGRENTQKRSLMGSSVRRNGLSDITNTVSSAGIGISRTSCSDDDKENANVMPSPRPKDCISQLMKLKALQHELGCTRAALKLKTSELEEKEKLNKEICQKEGGTNHGEVAAGAFTTTDKKTSNLNRKCKSKAQCSATLTHQVPSEEKVDGRRLSLRRRSINLTPESYQPVESLRTIEDVKVPVQSIGESSDENISIQLDSANGSMIQVKNEEEDLSGSPKLVNEELQRRSSFGRPLRKAAEKVSSYKEMSLKSKMRRMG
- the LOC135598927 gene encoding SHUGOSHIN 2-like isoform X2, which gives rise to MDGGVRARSLINADSGATGANHGRENTQKRSLMGSSVRRNGLSDITNTVSSAGIGISRTSCSDDDKENANVMPSPRPKDCISQLMKENTSLLKLLAERNEIIRLSSIELQKLELQLQKTNQQNWQLARANSQMLAELNLGKDRLKALQHELGCTRAALKLKTSELEEKEKLNKEICQKEGGTNHGEVAAGAFTTTDKKTSNLNRKCKSKAQCSATLTHQVPSEEKVDGRRLSLRRRSINLTPESYQPVESLRTIEDVKVPVQSIGESSDENISIQLDSANGSMIQVKNEEEDLSGSPKLVNEELQRRSSFGRPLRKAAEKVSSYKEMSLKSKMRRMG
- the LOC135598927 gene encoding SHUGOSHIN 2-like isoform X3 — translated: MDGGVRARSLINADSGATGANHGRENTQKRSLMGSSVRRNGLSDITNTVSSAGIGISRTSCSDDDKENANVMPSPRPKDCISQLMKENTSLLKLLAERNEIIRLSSIELQKLELQLQKTNQQNWQLARANSQMLAELNLGKDRLKALQHELGCTRAALKLKTSELEEGGTNHGEVAAGAFTTTDKKTSNLNRKCKSKAQCSATLTHQVPSEEKVDGRRLSLRRRSINLTPESYQPVESLRTIEDVKVPVQSIGESSDENISIQLDSANGSMIQVKNEEEDLSGSPKLVNEELQRRSSFGRPLRKAAEKVSSYKEMSLKSKMRRMG
- the LOC135598927 gene encoding SHUGOSHIN 2-like isoform X1 encodes the protein MDGGVRARSLINADSGATGANHGRENTQKRSLMGSSVRRNGLSDITNTVSSAGIGISRTSCSDDDKENANVMPSPRPKDCISQLMKENTSLLKLLAERNEIIRLSSIELQKLELQLQKTNQQNWQLARANSQMLAELNLGKDRLKALQHELGCTRAALKLKTSELEEKEKLNKEICQKVGSKEGGTNHGEVAAGAFTTTDKKTSNLNRKCKSKAQCSATLTHQVPSEEKVDGRRLSLRRRSINLTPESYQPVESLRTIEDVKVPVQSIGESSDENISIQLDSANGSMIQVKNEEEDLSGSPKLVNEELQRRSSFGRPLRKAAEKVSSYKEMSLKSKMRRMG
- the LOC135598927 gene encoding shugoshin-1-like isoform X4, giving the protein MDGGVRARSLINADSGATGANHGRENTQKRSLMGSSVRRNGLSDITNTVSSAGIGISRTSCSDDDKENANVMPSPRPKDCISQLMKLKALQHELGCTRAALKLKTSELEEKEKLNKEICQKVGSKEGGTNHGEVAAGAFTTTDKKTSNLNRKCKSKAQCSATLTHQVPSEEKVDGRRLSLRRRSINLTPESYQPVESLRTIEDVKVPVQSIGESSDENISIQLDSANGSMIQVKNEEEDLSGSPKLVNEELQRRSSFGRPLRKAAEKVSSYKEMSLKSKMRRMG
- the LOC135598928 gene encoding uncharacterized protein LOC135598928 codes for the protein MACRTIPLQLPSVGAKTPFSGTSGSMNWNHRNSTRGSKMRPSVFSTREDLRPRLDEYPEGIISGEWTENFSLLSYDDLRAYLQSQVTVHKVGPSSLLGEVMSTTIVTAMAGQTLEEIDHHFEFVSALPVVDGELRCTGVISRHDRAEASLGAKTKVGEVMSSPAITLSPEKTVTDAAALMLKKKIHRIPIVNEAGQVIGIVTRTDILEALEAAMEE